The Macadamia integrifolia cultivar HAES 741 unplaced genomic scaffold, SCU_Mint_v3 scaffold816, whole genome shotgun sequence genome has a window encoding:
- the LOC122070074 gene encoding uncharacterized protein LOC122070074 yields the protein MHTHTSDLLCANYKHRVHIQELNLPLNASSWSEEELKDPKKLYEMTVLLNAQREMAEKFLDAQWETKWRQDKLNELLEEKVQQYIQSIDTSVLRQPIVIKSPNQEQKKRRRQRRWWLF from the exons atgcatacccacacatcggatctcttaTGTGCCAActacaagcaccgtgtacatatacaa GAGCTTAATCTTCCATTAAATGCGTCTTCTTGGAGTGAAGAGGAGCTCAAAGATCCGAAGAAATTGTATGAGATGACAGTCCTTCTCAATGCCCAGAGAGAAATGGCGGAAAAATTTTTGGATGCACAATGGGAAACAAAATGGCGTCAAGATAAG TTGAATGAGCTATTGGAAGAGAAGGTGCAGCAATACATCCAGAGCATTGACACTAGTGTTCTTCGACAACCGATTGtcataaaatccccaaatcaagAACAGAAG AAAAGGAGGCGGCAGCGCCGGTGGTGgttattttga